From the genome of Rhododendron vialii isolate Sample 1 chromosome 10a, ASM3025357v1:
ttaatcggaaggagtattttaggtttcatttcattaattcttttcaaatatgtcGCTGGCTATACTACCCGtatatacgaattcaaaaactaattacgtgtaaaaaatatgtaccaatctaaTGGTCCAAAATGTACGGATTCAAGAGATGAAATATTTACCCACCAAATCAAAGatttaataactaaaagaattcgttgaaagatttaacaaaaatctactgtaattaagcaattacggtggtgttccaactaaacaaaaggaaggttttggaaaaaggaagataatttcaagccaaaaaattatctgtatacacaaataatttttctaccaatatggatcttgtttgatagatttcattgagatcttttatacggtgcaagaaaaatcaaaaaattatttttcattttcattatatttgagtttgaaaattgaagaaaaagaaattttaaaaaaggaaggttatCTGGAACACCCCTACGTTTACTCCCcaattctcttccaaaatagaaaatagaaggggaatgtgtgattagaaaatggtcaaaaaaagttatcaatttatggacatgccattttgtagaatggagggtagagatttatgcaggaggaagagataaatctggagcgttggttatcttttggattcaaacacagctctgttttattatatagattttgtcaaaaaaaaaaaaaattactccataaTAGTAGAAATCCGAGAAAATGAATAGatttgtaaaaaatcattttttttaaaaaataatttgaatacaCACAAATTTCACAAAGTAATGGGAGTATAAAGTCAATGGACATCGACTGATTTTTGACACGTTTATACTCAAATTTATACACAATAATTTACGCATGTAGCATCTGTACAAGCGGGGTGCAAATTAATCGAGCCGAGTTTTATAGTGTTCAAATTCGACCGAAAATTTGAGCTTCGGCTCAGCTTAGTTCGTAAATGAGCTGAGCCAGGTTAATTATCTAACGAGCATGTTTAAATGAGCCGAACTTTTGGGTGATGAACTCATCTCATTTACCCAACGAGTTCGAAACCCGAGCTCAAGCGTAATTGAGCCGAGTCAAATCGTAACAAGTCAAGCCACGAGCTATTCAGCAGTTCTATTCGTTTGCAGCCCTTACATGAAACTCAAATCTGTAtctatgtgtgtatatatataatacaccCTTACATTCACCCCGGGCCATCATCACTTCCTCAGTCCTCAGTCGTCGACTCGTCGCCAGtgcttttccctttctctctcctcaaaattCCTCCTCACCAAATGGCTGCCTCTTCCTCCTCTGCCGCTCTCAGAGCCATCTCCTCCTCCGTCAAGCTACCtcccaccaccgccgccgccacgtCCCCTGCCCAAAAACTGCTTTCCTTCAAGCCCTCAAACCCACCTTTCTCCCGGAACAGCAGGCTCACCACCTCCTCTGCCACCGCCACAAGATCATTCACTTGCAAGAGCCAGAGCAACCCATCAGATGCTTCAAGATCCAGTAAGCAAATCGTTTCGTTTTCCCAAATTAACCCTCCAACTTTCCAAATTTAAAAGCGATCTGACAAAATTGattctctgtttcttttttccctctctgTTTTTCAATTTCAGGTAAAGTTCAGGAGCTGTTTGTGTACGAGATCAACGAGAGAGACCGCGGAAGCCCGGCTTACCTTCGATTGAGCCAAAAGACTGTCAATTGCCTAGGCGATCTCGTCCCTTTCAGCAACAAAGTAAGTCCAATTGATCTTTTTATtctctgatcaaaaaaaatctttttattcCTCTGGGAAACATTTTCTTGGAAATTAACTTGTTTTTATTCAGAAAAGCGTTTTCCGATAGTATCTGGGTTAGATCGATTCCtttactgcaaaaaaaaaagtcttactTTGAGAAAATCTGTGGAACAGTAGGATTGTtggttgaaaaataaaaaattaattatgacttttataagaaaaaaaaattgtaatttttcataatttagCACTTTTAgcccagtattttttttttgggctaaaagtgccaaatctttaaaaaaaattaaaaaattggtaAAAGTCATAATCTAAAAAACTTTGACGGAAAGTTAACAAATGctaaaaaaagttgaataaggGCAAAACAGAGGCTTTTTTCTTGAAAACTAAGCCGGAGTATAGTGTGATGTTGTGATTGAAGTCATAAGATTCCAGTAAGTGAGCGGTCGTGCGAACGTGAAAATATCTTTTAGATATACATCTGAAACTACTGAAAATTCGCAAAAAAGAGTAGAGGATTGAGAGCTCGAACACAAGACAAGAATTGAGAACGGGAGCAAAGTATAGTATTGAAAGATTATGATGCTTTGGTTGCTAagataattttttctttttctttttttttccgctTGTTTCCCCGATAATTAATTATGGTGGTCAATTATTGAGTTTGTGGTCCGGGataatttacaaaagtttggtgcaaaacaaaaaaatgcaaaaaaaaaattaaataaagacaaaataacttattttctaGTAAATTTAGGAGAACTCAACCTAATTGGCGAACTAATTCTGAAATTGGATGCAGCTCTTGACTTATGGTCCagtccaaaaaacaaaacaattcaaaCCATTTTGGATAACTAGGGCTCGGAGACCCCTACGCACaattcttaataaattttttttatctatctctcttcattcGTTACACTtaaaaaatttcttgaaaattcaaaccgaacagAGTTTTTGTGTCCGGTTTAGTTTACACACGGCACACCTCAACTAAGTATCAGGGGATGAATGAATTCGATCTTACAGGAGCGTGGTTGAATGGAATTCAAGACATAGCTCGTATAGATTGGCCCCGCAAGAATGTACAACTCATAGGGGAGTTTGAACCTGACTTATTAGGTGGATACAAACCTTTAGGCCTCGTTCCGCTAGgataataagtacttatttgattatttttcaaataagtacttatttgttgAATTAAAtgtgttgtattgtgagagaatgaaaaataagtattgaaaaataagaaccttagggCCTGCATGGATGGAGTAAaattaggggggggggggggggggaaataaGAGGGGGTAAATGGGGTGGGGCTCATTGTTTTGCCCTTGTTTGGGAACCAAATTTAGAGGGGTCTTAGTTTTCacccatttttccttttcaccCATTTCAGGGATTCTCCGGTACAATTTTTGGGCACCTCTTAGCCTCCCCAAATTTAATCCGGCCGTAGAGGGGAGGAATTTGGACGAAATCACACTGCTTATCCCCTTTCTCCAACCTgaaagactccttatttagtttcaaagcTCTCTtaaggtgctcattgaaaggctttagaaccaaaaattcattatgatcatttaagataaaatgattaaaaaaataagatctttgcaccggttcacacggattgaaaattggaatacttattttttttacaccatttatatattagaaaatatagtttaaaaattaaatgttccaattttcaatacgtttgaaccgatgtgaggatcatatttttctaatcattttatcttaaatagtcataatggattttttgatctaaggcctttcaacgagcacccgaagactccttatttagtttcagggctctcttagggtgcttattgaaaggttttagagccaaaaattcattatgactatttaagataaaattatcagaaaaataaaattttcgcaccgattcaaacggattgaaaatcagaatacttatttttttaactatatttttaatataagggtgtaaaaacgttttttaatataaaatttttagaatagacattttttaatattaatttttgaatttatatatttattttaatacataatcaaatttaacactgCATATGGACAAAATAGTCATTTGATAGCTTTTTCCATCCTCTACCTCTTCTTATCTCCCCATTCtataaaccatccaaacaaagtcaaattttatcaTCCTATTTAATACTTCATCCAAACCACATACTATTTTATCCTCCCCTCAtaaatcatcaaaattaataccccttactatcttatccctCTTCAAATTTTTTACCCCCAATTTTTTAAGCTGCAATCCAAACAGGCTCTTAGCAGAATAGGTAGTCTCGTGCATTGACCACGAAGTCAACCATTGGAGGAGAGTAATTTGTTATtctagcccaaaaaaaaaaagtcaatggCTCAAGGTTTGACCAACTATTGGAAATGCTCTTAGCCTCCCAGCAGTAGTAAATATATGAAGGATGGGAAGTTGATTTTCCTCTATATTTGAAGAAATGGAGGATGGATAGGAGATGCCCGCAGCAAAATACTAGATATTATGCGTCTGCCATTGTTTCTTAACAAATCGAACTAAAATGGCGAGATTTGGCGAGAAACTTCAATCATTTAAGTTCTCACTCGTCTCATTCACTCATGTTTACAGCTCTACACCGGAGACCTGCAAAAGCGGTTGGGAATAACA
Proteins encoded in this window:
- the LOC131304611 gene encoding allene oxide cyclase, chloroplastic-like; this encodes MAASSSSAALRAISSSVKLPPTTAAATSPAQKLLSFKPSNPPFSRNSRLTTSSATATRSFTCKSQSNPSDASRSSKVQELFVYEINERDRGSPAYLRLSQKTVNCLGDLVPFSNKLYTGDLQKRLGITAGLCVLIKNEPEKKGDRYEATYSFYFGDYGHIAVQGAYLTYQDTFLAVTGGSGIFEGVFGQVKLQQIVFPFKLFYTFYLKGIPELPSELVCTPVPPLPTVEPSPAAKACEAGATILNFTD